TTGGAGCGGCGTGTTGGAAAGGTCCCGCTTTACCACACACTCGTCGCGACTACTGGCGTCAAACGTGGTCATCATGGGATGAAGGAAGGTGCGCTGCCAATGGACATACACGCCACGCCGGTACTGATCGTCATCCGTGTCGGCCGTGTACTTACGTCTCGGGAAGTTCAGGTTTCGGTAGTGCCCGTCGGGTTGGTAAGGCCGTGCCGCAATGCCTCCCATCTTGGTGTCGAGAAGGCCGCTGATCTGCAATGCGTTATCACGAATCACTTCTGCTGGAAGTCGAACCGGACTCTGGCGTGCCAGCAATCGATTGTAGGGATCGAGCTCGTGGAGTTTCTCTGAAACGTCACTCGATTGGCGGTAAGTGCGAGAGCTTACAATGGTTTTGACCAAGTGCTTGATATCCCAACCTGAGTCCATGAATTCTGCAGCCAACCAATCCAGGAGTTGAGGGTAGGGTGGATATTCACCCTGCAACCCGAGGTCTTCCGGTGCACTACTAAGGGGCATTCCAAAATACATCGCCCAGATCCGATTCACAAAGGTGCGAGCTGTCAGCGGATTCTTTCGGTCAACGATCCAGTGAGCGAGATCGAGACGGGTTAGGTGTCGATTGTTGTTGGATGCGATTGAGTTGGGTAGGAACCCCGGACTGGCTGGTAAGACGGTTTCACCGCTGTCGTCCATCCAGTTTCCTCGGGGAAGCACTTTTACTTCCCTTGGTTTGGCACTGACCGTGAGCGGGGTGTAGCGCTTGCCGTGGAGCTCCTGCTTGAGAGCATCTATTGCTGAACGTTCTTCGGTAAAGCTGTCCGCGTGGTGGACAAAGAATACTTGCTTGAGTTGGTCCGTGTCTTGCTGAGTCGCATTTCCCTCCAACTGTTTAGCCAGGAGCTTGGAATCCCTGTCGCTGAGTTCAGCGTATTGAGACCCGTTTCTTAGGGTACGCATTTTGAAGTTTCGGAAACTGGAGGAGTTGCCTTTGAGTGGGCGCAGAGAAATCAATTTGGCTCCTCGTGGCAGGTTGAGCGTGTCCTGGGTCAGTTTGATAGAGTGCCAAGGCCCTTTGTAAAGTTTGGGGGATACCTGGATGCGCCATGGGGCGGTAGATTTGCTGTCCAGCTCTCGTTCGTAGTTATCGCCCATATGGTAGGCGCGTTTGTGGAGCCTCCCGTTTACGTCGTACCTCACCTCCAATCCCAGGCTGCCTCTTCCTCCACCCCCTAGCATCCTGGCTTCGAATTCCAGCGCTGCGATTTCTTTGAGTGGGTATGGGTAGCTGCTGACCTCAATGGATTCCGAGTTGGCCGTTTCTAAATATTTATCCGTGTAATTGAATGGCAGATACGTTCGGATATTGCGGCGAGCGAGTTCGGATTGTTGGCTCAACCAGCTTTCAAATTCCTGGGATGCTTCTTCGGCCCCTTTCGCGAGTTTAGCTTCTTGTTCCTTAATTTTCTTCCGGAGTTCATCAGGTGTTTCGTGGAAGACATAATTGGGGACGCTCATCTCCGGGCCAAACCATCCTTCATGAGTGAAGTCTTTTTCCAGATAAGGATCGATTGATTCCTGGTAGCTACCGTCTCCGGTGTAGGCACCTTTTTCAAGTATGTCTGCAAAGAAGGCCGCCATGCTGTAGAAGTCTTTGGTAGTAAAGGGGTCAAACTTGTGATCGTGACACTCGGCACACGCCATGGTGGAACCCAGCCAGGTCGTTGCCGTCGTCCTCACGCGTTCGGCCTGATACTTTTTCACGTACTCCTTGTCTTGAATGCCACCTTCCCGGCTGAGTTGGTTTATACGATTATAGCTGGTTGCAACCAGTTGCTTGATGGTTGGATTGGGAAGGAGATCACCGGCGATTTGCTCAATGGTAAATTGATCGTAGGGTTTGTTGTTATTAAAGGACTCGATCACATAATCCCGATAGGGAGTGGCATCGCGTTCCTGGTCGCCATGGTATCCAACCGTATCCGAGTAACGCACCGCATCGAGCCAGTGAATGGCCATCTTTTCGCCGTAACGGTTAGAGGACAGTAGCTGATCGACCATAGTCTCGTAAGCCTTCGAGCTACGGTCTTTCATGAACGTGTCTACTTCGTCTGGTGTGGGTGGTAAGCCAATAAGATCTAAATAGGTTCGACGAAGCAGGGTTTCTTTGGTGGCTTCTTTTGAGAACTTCAAGCCGCGGTCTTTGAGTTCTTTCCCTACGATTTCGTCAATGCCGTTGTAGTCTGGTTTCTCCACCGGATTGTAGGACCAATGACTGTCGTACTCGGCGCCTTCTGCAATCCATCGTTTAAGGAGCAGTTTTTCCTTTTCGCTTAGCACCTTGTTGGAGCCGGGTTCCGGCATCACCTCGTCTGGATCATCGCTGAAGATTCGCAGCAGCAGCTCTCCATCTTCCGTATCACCTGGAACAAACGCGAAGCTCTCAATCGCGTCCTCGCGTATGTCGAGCCTTAGGTCGCCTTCCCGCTTTGCCTCGTCCGGTCCGTGACAGAAAAAGCAATTATTGGACAGGATGGGGCGGATGTGCCGGTTGAAGTCGACCTCCTGAATGGCATCGACTTCGGCTTGGGCCGCTTCGTTTCCACTTGTGGAAGCAGTTGAGACGCAGATTAGAGAAAGTATAACTGACAGGGTAGATCTAAACATAAGTAATGGCGCCCAATAGCGGCTTATTCGACTGCTAGTTTTTACTTCTGCGATCTATTCAGTCAATGATATCAGGAAATCGCTTTGTTAAGGGCTTGCTGTAGGGGGTCTTGTGTCGTGTTCGCCTTTACGGCTCAATGCATCGAACTCCGTTTGTTTACCTTGATCCTTTTGCTGTTTCATCCAAGCCACGAGTTGAGCTTTTAGGTCTTCCTGGATCGATCGAACCTGTGCTTTTCCAGCCAGGTTCTCCAGCTCATAGGGATCTTCCTCAAGATCGTAGAGCTCGAATTCCGGGCGCCGTTGATAAAAATTGTATCGCTCCATTGCAAAATCATCGCCTTGCTCACCCTTGGTTTTCCAGCTCTGGTAAGCATCCATCCTGGTGATCACCGTATTACTAAAGGCCTGGTCCCAGTTTAGATTCCACACCAAGCGGTAGCGTTCACTTCTCACCGTTCGTATGCCGTATCCATCGGGTTCGGGACCCGAGTAGATACCCTTGGATGTTTGCACGCCAAACGAGTAGGCGTGGTGTGTGTCCGACTGCCCCTTTAAGACTCCCAGGAAACTTCTTCCATCGAAATTAAAGTCTGTAGGGTCTCCTCCAGCTGCCTCGATGAAGGTAGGCAGGACGTCGATGTATTGAATCATGGCCTTTGTCTCGCGCCTGGGTTCGATAACACCTGGCCAGCGAACCACTGCAGCCGATCTCAGCCCGGTGTCGTAACAGGTCCATTTGCAATGGGGAAAATTGGAACCTTGTTCACTCAGAAAGAGGACCAAGGTCTCCTCGGTCTTCCCATGTGTATCCAGATAGTCGAGACATTGTTTGACCTGGTTATCCATGTAGTTGATCTCTGCATAGTAGCGCGTGAGGTTTTCACGGGTCACCGGCGTGTCGATAAGGTAGGGTGGCAAGGTCAGTTTATCAGCCTCATAGACACTGGGATCGCCCCGGTTCCAAGGTGTGTGAGCTTGATTGGATGCTACGACCATGCACCAGGGTTGGTCTCCGGTGTTCTCGATAAATTTATCCAAAAGTGTCATGTCCAGGTCAATTCCACCACCACGGTCCCCGTGTTGGCCGCCGAGGAATTCGAAGGGAAAATTTTCGATCGGAGCTTCATGGCGTTTTCCCATAAGTCCTACGCGATAGCCTAAGGGTCGCAAATAATGGGCCATGCTCTGGATGTGATCGTAAACACGGCTGTGGTTGGGGTGGGCTCCATTGCGGACGGGATGAATGCCAGTATAAAGGCTCATCCGGGTCGGGGCGCACATCGGGGCTGAATTGAAACAGTATTCAAATCGTAAGCCCTCTTTGGCTAATTGATCGATCGTTGGGGTTCGTACCTCCTCATTTCCATAACAACCTATATCGTGGTAGGTCAGATCGTCTGACAGAAAGAGTAGTAAGTTGGGTTGAGTTGGCTGAGCAAGACCTTGGGCCAAAAGACCTAGTTTAAAAAGAAGAGCAAGCAAGCCAAAGCGGAGAAAGGTAATCATAAACTCAAAAGTTTCTTCAAGACCTAAAAACGGATTCCTCTGGCAGCAACCAGATTCCGGGACGCACGATGATTTAGGCTTCTATATTCAAAGCGTAAAGTAACACAATTTTCGAAGATTGATCGACCAGCTACAGTCATGGTTATGTAAGTTGTATCTATGGTAAGAATACAGTGTATAAGTGGGGAGGATCTGTTTAGAACAGCAAATACACGCCCACGAATCCACAAATATAAACGCCCAGCCAGAACTTAAAGGTTCCAAAGATACCAACGCGTTTGATGGTGGCTGCCCGTTCCTGTTTCTCTTCTTCCGATGGCTGCAAAAAGGCCAGATCTTCCTTTGTTGGGGCCGGGCGTAAGCGGCTACTTACTAACAGGACGACTACATACGCTCCTACGAGGAAGAAATTGATGTGGTACAAATTGCTGTTTAGAATAATTTCCGGACAGTAAGCCTGGAGTGCTGGCACCGTCCTCAGTGAAAGGATCGTAACTCCGAACACATACCCGACGGTTAGAGTAATCATGGCACCGAATCCGTTGGCACGTTTGCTAAAGCGGCCAACCACGTAACACACGCCGATGGCAGGCAGGAGGAAGCTGGAAACCCGATGCATTAACAGATACACGATTTCGCCCGCATCCTTGACCATGGGAGCTGTGAAGATGGCCCAAGCGAGAATAAAGATGGCAAAGATACGGCCCACTTTGAGCGCCTTTTTTTCGCTTATCTTTTTATCGAACAGAGGATAGATATCGATCGCGAATATCGAACTCAGAGACATGATGCTGGAATCCAGGGTCGACATTAACGCGGCTAGGAAACCTGCCAATACGATTCCGGATATTCCAATGGGCAGCACTTTCTGGATGAGAGCCGGGTAAGCTTGATCGGGGTTGATGCCGGGAACCAATTTGAACGCGAGTATGCCTGGGAAAACCAGGACGAAAATGGCTATGATTTTTAGAAAACCTCCGAGCAACATCCCTAGTTGGGCGTTGCGAGTGTCTTTGGCTCCCAGCGTTCGCTGTAGAAGCTCTTGATTACTGATGGCCCAGAAAAAGCTGATCATAAGAAGGCCACTGAACACAGCCGTCCAGGGCATCTGGGGATGGTCGGAAGGCAGCAATAGCTCAAAGTTTTCTTCTGGCACCGTGGCGAAGAGTTCGCCGAGTCCACCCACTGAGAGGGTGCCTAGAACCAGAACCAACACACCGCCCACGAGCAGGACGATTGATTGGATAAGATCCGTATATACAACGGAGGTGAGTCCTCCGATGATGGCGTAAACACCTACCGCTATTCCCAGAATTAATGAGCATGTGAAAAGCATGTCTTCTCCAAGGCCAAACAGCTGGAGAATCACCAGACTTCCCGTGTAGAGAATGATCGAGGTCATAAACAGACCGAAGCTGATCATCGTAATACAATAGACCAGCTTGGCTGGTTTGCTATACCGCTGCTCGAGAAAACCGGGGATGGTAAATATCTTGGTGCGAAGGTAGACCGGAATAAAAAACAGGGCCGATGTTGCCAGGCAGATGCCTCCGATGAGTTGAGGGTTCGCTGCGGCAATTCCAATCTGGTAGGCTAGACCCGATTGCCCCACGAACTGAACGCTGGAGATGTTGGTCGCGAACAATGAGGTTCCGATCAGCAACCAGGTAAAATGTCGACCTCCTAGAAAGTAGCCTTCGCGGTCCGCCTTTTCTCGGCGACCAATCCAGATGCCGAAAACCAACACGCCTACGAGGTAAACTATGACGATGGTGATATCAATGGTTTCTAGAGTCATGGGGTAGGAATTAAGGCTGAAGGAAGAAGATTGAAGGATGAAAAATTCGTCGAAGAAAGGACAAAAATTGTAGGAGCGGTTTGTTATTCAGCGTTTTACTTGTAGATGTGTCGACTAAAGTTTCGGTAATCCCGCGATTGCGTAGAGGTTGTGATAGGATCGCTGTGTTAAGTCCCTCCGACAATGTTTTATTTTTTCCGCGGCCAGCTTTCAATATGCCAACGACGTATGAATCGCGGCGTAAAGCCGCTCCTACAGCTCTTATGATTCGAGTGGCCAGCTTTCGTAATCACTATCGTTTACCCAGAACGTTGGCATTTGTTCGCCAGCCATATAACGTTCGTAGAAGCCGTTCATATCAGGATTTGCGCATGGGTAATTATCGAAGACATCGCCTTGGCCAAACATCCGCGGGTCACCTTGTTCCGCCAGCTCAGCGAATAGCTGGTCGCGCAAAGACTCTTTGCGAGCTCTGTGTTCCCCGTCGTGTGCCAGATTGGTGATGCAGGCAGGGTCCTGATTGATGTCATACAGCTGCTCAAAAGGACGTTTGCCGAAAGCCCAGTCCCAGAAGTGTCGCGTATCCGGATTTTCCCGACATTTGAGGATCTCGGTTTTGGTGGGGCTGCCGTCGCAGTTTAGATAACCCGTTTCTGGATTTCCGGCTGGCCAGCGAGTCGGCTCAAAATTGCGTAAGTAGAGGTAGCCATTCTTAATGATTCCGCGAATGGGGTAGCCTTGATCGTGAGGTCGCCCGATGTCGTGGCGCTCTTTGCCCATGAGATGATGGTCGCGGTCAGGGTTGATGTGACCTTGCTGATCGGTGTTGAAAAACTCGGTCAAGCTGCGTCCCGTGATTGGCTTCATGCCGTTCGCTTCGGCATCCAGCTCAGTGACCTCAAGAAAGGTTGGGGCAAAATCAATGAAGTTTACAAAGTCGTCGATCGATCTGCCCGTTGATTGGATCCCCTTCAGCCACATGACCGCCAAAGGCAGGTGGTTCGAGTAATAATATTCCTGCCCCTTGATGGTGGGGAAAGGCATGCCATTGTCTGAGGTGACAACTATCAGAGTATTTTCTAACTCTCCCCGCTTTTCCAGTTCATCGAGCATTTGCCCGAGGTGCTTATCGAAATACTCGATCTCGTATCCATAATCCAGCAAGTCCTTGCGGACGACTTCATTGTCAGGCCAGATCTCGTACACTTCGTCGATGTCCTCCAATTTTTTAGTCCCGCGCTTGAACCCTGATTCGTATTCGTATGGGCGATGAGGTTCCTGCGCACCATACCAGAAGCAGAAAGGCTGGTCTCCATCCCTGTCATCGAGAAACGCTTTGAAATTGGCTGAGTAGTCGTTAGAGGAGGTAAAATCTGTGGGTGACTTGCATGTGTGCTCATCATACGGCGTGCCGCAAAGTTGCCTCGGCTTTCCGTCCACCATTCCTGCATCACCGGGTGCCCAGCCTTTATTGGTCACACCGACGTGGTAACCATTTTCTCCCAACGTCTCTGCAAAGGTCTTAAACTTGGCAGGGAAGTAGGGCATGTGGTTGCAGGCTTCTTCCAGTTGCCAGCTGTTGCGTCCGGTCAGGATACAAGCGCGCGACGGAGCGCATTTAGCGTTCGGCGTGTAGGTATTCTGAAACAGGATACCGTTTTTCGCTACTCGATCAAAGCTAGGTGTGTCTACCCAGGGACAGCCATAAGCGCCAAAGTGCATGCCGGCATCATCAGCAATACAGAATAAAATATTGGGTTGAGTCATAGAGCTTGTAGTAAACTTCTAAGTGACCAGATAAATGGCCCTTGGCCAACCCTTTTGTGGCAGCAAGCTAACTCAACCAGTTATTTACAATCTTGGGCACATGCTCAGACGCTTTGCCCTGGTAAAAGTGGAATCCACCAGGGAGGTGGTCGACTTCTAAGGCGACTAGCAACTTTTCTGCGGTCGCTTGGCAATAATCGACGAGGCCTGCGGCGGGGTAAACGGACAATGAAGTTCCTATCACTAGAACCTTGTTTGCCTGGGCAACCAAACTGGCGGCTTCTTCCATATGATTGACCGACTCGCCAAACCAAACGATGTGTGGCCTCAACTGGCTACCGAGCTCGCAGGTATCGCCTAGTTGAATATCTGCATAGCCGATATCGGTTATCGCAGTTGGATCAGCTGAACTACGAGCCTTGGTGATTTCACCATGCACGTGCACAATATTCGCGGATCCGGCTTTTTCGTGCAGGTTATCCACGTTTTGCGTAATGATGGTTACGTCGTAACTCTCTTCCAGTTTCGCCAGGGCCAAATGTGCCGCATTGGGTTGAACTTCTTCCACTTTCCGGCGGCGTTGATTGTAGAATTCCAATACCAGCTCAGGGTTTTCAGCCCAGCCCTCTGGCGTGGCTACCTCGTAAACAGAAAAACTTTTCCACAAGCCACCGCTATCCCTGAATGTGGACAATCCACTTTCAGCGCTGATACCTGCCCCGGTCAGGACGACAATTTTAGCTTTTTCATCCATGTGTGCGTCCGCGCTTTAGTTCTGCACAAGGCACACGATCTGACCAGCATCGTTTCGCAGGAGAATACGCCCGTGTGCGTAAGTAGGTTTGGTCCAGCAGGTGGGTTCCAGAACCTTTTTTCTTGAGATTTCCTGATAAGCGTCAGGATCCGCTTGGGCCGTTATCAGCTCTCCATCTTCGGTCAGGACGAGCAGAGTGTCATCGATGGCAATCAGGCTCCCAAAACCGAAATCCGCAACAGACCAGTAGGCATCCCCGGTCTGCAGGTTACGTGCGTAGAGCCGAGTTCGATTGTTTTCCGGAAGGCCGTTTAAGCCATATAGGACATCATCCACAATGACCGCGGCACTCTGCGAGTTTTGCAATTTTCGATCATTCCAAACGGTTTCAACCGCTACGCCGTCAAAACTCAAGATCTCCGAAAATGCGTTGGTGTGAATGAAGATACGCGTACCTTCCGCAAAAACCAGAGGGGTGTTCGAGATGACATTGTTTTTGGTCACCATTCGCTTGTGAAAGAGCTCCTCTCCGGAAGAGCTTAGGATGGCAAATCCGTTGCCATCCATGGCCGCGATAAACGATAGGTCGTCCAGTTTAAATGGAACTGGCGTCCCTTAGCTGGCGCGCCTTTCCACTTCTTTCATCCAGATCAGTTTGCCGTTGAATTTATTGAGTCCGGCTACCGGTCCCGCGCTGACAATCAGTTGTTCTTCCGTCACGATTGGAGATGCGCCAAAACCCCAGCTAGGGCGGTCGACTTCCAATAGGTCAGTGAGTTGGTATTCCCGTATGAGTTGACCCGTTTCCGGACGGAGACAAAGCAACTGACCATCTTTACTGATGGCATAGAGACGGTCATTATCTATGACGATCGATGCATTGGGTCCACCTCCATGAGCTCGCGGAATCAAGTCGGCCTCAAAGCTGTGCGTCCAGAGGGCCTCCCCGGTCTGAATATCCAAGCACACGATCGTTTCCTGCGAAGTCTGGTCGTGCCCATTTGTATAGAGGCGCTTTCCTGAAGTCGTGATGCTTGAGTAACCACGGCCAACTTGCTTGGTCCAGGCTACGTTCCATTGAGAAAGATCAGATTCGAACCCATCCTGAGTCCGTGTCGTATTGTCTTCATGAGGGCCTAACCAGGTGCTCCACTCGGATGCCTGTACAGCGGAGACGAGGCCGAAAATGATTGCGGAGGTAGCTAACCAGCAGTGCTTGAGTCCTGGGTTGAGCATCTTAACCCTTTTTCAGGGCAATCAAGGTCCCGTGCTCATTGCGGATGTAGATACGTCCGTCCACGTAAGTAGGATGAGTCC
This genomic stretch from Opitutia bacterium ISCC 52 harbors:
- a CDS encoding PQQ-like beta-propeller repeat protein yields the protein MLNPGLKHCWLATSAIIFGLVSAVQASEWSTWLGPHEDNTTRTQDGFESDLSQWNVAWTKQVGRGYSSITTSGKRLYTNGHDQTSQETIVCLDIQTGEALWTHSFEADLIPRAHGGGPNASIVIDNDRLYAISKDGQLLCLRPETGQLIREYQLTDLLEVDRPSWGFGASPIVTEEQLIVSAGPVAGLNKFNGKLIWMKEVERRAS
- a CDS encoding NAD-dependent deacylase gives rise to the protein MDEKAKIVVLTGAGISAESGLSTFRDSGGLWKSFSVYEVATPEGWAENPELVLEFYNQRRRKVEEVQPNAAHLALAKLEESYDVTIITQNVDNLHEKAGSANIVHVHGEITKARSSADPTAITDIGYADIQLGDTCELGSQLRPHIVWFGESVNHMEEAASLVAQANKVLVIGTSLSVYPAAGLVDYCQATAEKLLVALEVDHLPGGFHFYQGKASEHVPKIVNNWLS
- a CDS encoding PSD1 and planctomycete cytochrome C domain-containing protein, with amino-acid sequence MFRSTLSVILSLICVSTASTSGNEAAQAEVDAIQEVDFNRHIRPILSNNCFFCHGPDEAKREGDLRLDIREDAIESFAFVPGDTEDGELLLRIFSDDPDEVMPEPGSNKVLSEKEKLLLKRWIAEGAEYDSHWSYNPVEKPDYNGIDEIVGKELKDRGLKFSKEATKETLLRRTYLDLIGLPPTPDEVDTFMKDRSSKAYETMVDQLLSSNRYGEKMAIHWLDAVRYSDTVGYHGDQERDATPYRDYVIESFNNNKPYDQFTIEQIAGDLLPNPTIKQLVATSYNRINQLSREGGIQDKEYVKKYQAERVRTTATTWLGSTMACAECHDHKFDPFTTKDFYSMAAFFADILEKGAYTGDGSYQESIDPYLEKDFTHEGWFGPEMSVPNYVFHETPDELRKKIKEQEAKLAKGAEEASQEFESWLSQQSELARRNIRTYLPFNYTDKYLETANSESIEVSSYPYPLKEIAALEFEARMLGGGGRGSLGLEVRYDVNGRLHKRAYHMGDNYERELDSKSTAPWRIQVSPKLYKGPWHSIKLTQDTLNLPRGAKLISLRPLKGNSSSFRNFKMRTLRNGSQYAELSDRDSKLLAKQLEGNATQQDTDQLKQVFFVHHADSFTEERSAIDALKQELHGKRYTPLTVSAKPREVKVLPRGNWMDDSGETVLPASPGFLPNSIASNNNRHLTRLDLAHWIVDRKNPLTARTFVNRIWAMYFGMPLSSAPEDLGLQGEYPPYPQLLDWLAAEFMDSGWDIKHLVKTIVSSRTYRQSSDVSEKLHELDPYNRLLARQSPVRLPAEVIRDNALQISGLLDTKMGGIAARPYQPDGHYRNLNFPRRKYTADTDDDQYRRGVYVHWQRTFLHPMMTTFDASSRDECVVKRDLSNTPLQALTLLNDPTQVEAAKALAEILLTEESTDADRIKAAYTRALARTPSKKELTTLSSFLNRERERFKKSENQADALLQIGLYFPDPDLPTIELAALTSLSRAILNLHETITRY
- a CDS encoding sulfatase, coding for MITFLRFGLLALLFKLGLLAQGLAQPTQPNLLLFLSDDLTYHDIGCYGNEEVRTPTIDQLAKEGLRFEYCFNSAPMCAPTRMSLYTGIHPVRNGAHPNHSRVYDHIQSMAHYLRPLGYRVGLMGKRHEAPIENFPFEFLGGQHGDRGGGIDLDMTLLDKFIENTGDQPWCMVVASNQAHTPWNRGDPSVYEADKLTLPPYLIDTPVTRENLTRYYAEINYMDNQVKQCLDYLDTHGKTEETLVLFLSEQGSNFPHCKWTCYDTGLRSAAVVRWPGVIEPRRETKAMIQYIDVLPTFIEAAGGDPTDFNFDGRSFLGVLKGQSDTHHAYSFGVQTSKGIYSGPEPDGYGIRTVRSERYRLVWNLNWDQAFSNTVITRMDAYQSWKTKGEQGDDFAMERYNFYQRRPEFELYDLEEDPYELENLAGKAQVRSIQEDLKAQLVAWMKQQKDQGKQTEFDALSRKGEHDTRPPTASP
- a CDS encoding sulfatase gives rise to the protein MTQPNILFCIADDAGMHFGAYGCPWVDTPSFDRVAKNGILFQNTYTPNAKCAPSRACILTGRNSWQLEEACNHMPYFPAKFKTFAETLGENGYHVGVTNKGWAPGDAGMVDGKPRQLCGTPYDEHTCKSPTDFTSSNDYSANFKAFLDDRDGDQPFCFWYGAQEPHRPYEYESGFKRGTKKLEDIDEVYEIWPDNEVVRKDLLDYGYEIEYFDKHLGQMLDELEKRGELENTLIVVTSDNGMPFPTIKGQEYYYSNHLPLAVMWLKGIQSTGRSIDDFVNFIDFAPTFLEVTELDAEANGMKPITGRSLTEFFNTDQQGHINPDRDHHLMGKERHDIGRPHDQGYPIRGIIKNGYLYLRNFEPTRWPAGNPETGYLNCDGSPTKTEILKCRENPDTRHFWDWAFGKRPFEQLYDINQDPACITNLAHDGEHRARKESLRDQLFAELAEQGDPRMFGQGDVFDNYPCANPDMNGFYERYMAGEQMPTFWVNDSDYESWPLES
- a CDS encoding sodium/solute symporter (Members of the Solute:Sodium Symporter (SSS), TC 2.A.21 as described in tcdb.org, catalyze solute:Na+ symport. Known solutes for members of the family include sugars, amino acids, nucleosides, inositols, vitamins, urea or anions, depending on the system.), coding for MTLETIDITIVIVYLVGVLVFGIWIGRREKADREGYFLGGRHFTWLLIGTSLFATNISSVQFVGQSGLAYQIGIAAANPQLIGGICLATSALFFIPVYLRTKIFTIPGFLEQRYSKPAKLVYCITMISFGLFMTSIILYTGSLVILQLFGLGEDMLFTCSLILGIAVGVYAIIGGLTSVVYTDLIQSIVLLVGGVLVLVLGTLSVGGLGELFATVPEENFELLLPSDHPQMPWTAVFSGLLMISFFWAISNQELLQRTLGAKDTRNAQLGMLLGGFLKIIAIFVLVFPGILAFKLVPGINPDQAYPALIQKVLPIGISGIVLAGFLAALMSTLDSSIMSLSSIFAIDIYPLFDKKISEKKALKVGRIFAIFILAWAIFTAPMVKDAGEIVYLLMHRVSSFLLPAIGVCYVVGRFSKRANGFGAMITLTVGYVFGVTILSLRTVPALQAYCPEIILNSNLYHINFFLVGAYVVVLLVSSRLRPAPTKEDLAFLQPSEEEKQERAATIKRVGIFGTFKFWLGVYICGFVGVYLLF